A segment of the Mercurialis annua linkage group LG4, ddMerAnnu1.2, whole genome shotgun sequence genome:
CTCTTAAAGACCATAACAGCTGTGCTTTTGGACGCTGAACTTCACCAATCACGGAACCTCCGGATACAAGTGTGGCTCGAGGACCTCAAATTTGTCCTTTATGACATCGAAGATGTGGTGGATGAATTCGATTGCGAAACATTGAGAAGGCAAGTGGTGAAAGCAGCAGGGAATACTAGCAGAAAAGTAAGCCGCTTCTTTTCAAGCTCTAATTCACTTGCATTCCGCTTTAGAATGGCCCATAAACTAAGGATCATTAGGGAGAGAGTAGCTCAAATTGTTAAACTTAAGTCTGATTTTGGTTTGACTGAGGGGGTCAATGATAGGCAAGTCAATCGCAGGGAGAGGAAATCAACCTACTCCTTTGTGGATGTTGCGACTGTCATTGGGAGGGACGACGATAAAAAGAAGATCTTAGATCATTTATTGAACCATGTGGATGTTGAAAATGTCTCCATTCTTCCAATAGTGGGGATAGGGGGTTTGGGTAAGACTACTTTAGCTAAGCTGGTGTATAATGATGAAAGGGTAAAGAGTCATTTTGAGATGAAGGTGTGGACATGTATCTCCGATGACTTTGATTTGGAAGTAGTTCTTAGAAAAATCATCCAGGCTGCCACAGGTCGAAAATGTATAGGCTGGGGTATAGAACAGTTGCAAGCATTCTTGAGGAAGActattaacaataaaaaatacttGCTTATCTTAGATGATGTGTGGAATGAGGACCGCCGGAAATGGAATGAATTGAGATCTTTATTGATGGGGGGTGCTAACGGAAGTAGGATTCTAGTCACGACAAGGAAAAATAGTGTTGTCTCAGTCATGGCTAATGTTCCACCTTACAATTTAGATGATCTTTCTCATAAGAATTGTTTGTCTTTGTTTCTCAAATGTGCATTCAAAGACGGACAAGATGTGAAACACTATCCAAATCTACTAAAAATAGGCGAAGAAATTGTACGAAAATGCAAAGGAGTTCCTCTAGCCGTAGTAACATTAGGAAATTTGCTTTATTCTATCACCAGTGAGCATGAGTGGAAATCTGTAAAAAATAGTGAGATCTGGAAACTAGAGCAAAAGGAGGATGATATAATGCCAGCACTAAAGATAAGTTACGAGCATTTGCCTTCTTACTTGAAAAGATGCTTCGCATACTGTTCATTTTTCCCAAAGGATTATCAATATGCTCACTTGGAATTAATTCAGTTATGGATGGCACATGGGCTTCTTCAGTCAAAGAATGAGAATGAAGAGTTAGAAGATGTTGGTTTGCATTATTTCAAGGAGTTATGTTCGAGATCTTTCTTCCAAGATTTTGTACAATTGTTTGGTTCAGTCTGTTGTAAAATCCATGATCTGATGCATGATCTTGCGTTATCATTGACACAAAAAGAGTGCTCAATAGTAACATCAACAACCCAACAAATACCTGAAAATGTTCGGCATTTGTTATTTGCCAACCCCGATTTACTTCAAGGAAGTTTCCCTATGATCGTACAAGGTTTAGACAGTGTACGAACCATTGCACCTATTGTTGACTCCGACTTTATTAGCCAACCATTCATCGAGACATTGTATTTGCCAAGATTTCTATTTCTGCGGTTTTTGAATTTGAGAAATTCAAAAATAGAGATACTGCCTGAAGGTATTGGTATGCTAAAGCATTTGAGATTTGTCAATTTAGCTGGATCCAAAATAAGACGACTGCCTAATTCTATTTGCAAGTTACAGAGCTTACAAGCTCTTTGGCTTTTAGGCTGTACTGGAATTGAAGAGTTACCCAGAGACATGAGGTGTTTCATCAGCCTTAGATCTTTGTCAATAACCACAAAGCAAAAGTATTTAACAAACAATGGAATAGGATGCTTGAAATCTCTTCgatatttggaaatttatttgtGTCAAAATATAGAATACCTGTTCGAAGATATGCAAGGTCTCACCAGCCTCCGACAACTGTCTATCAAGCTTTGTTCGAGATTAAAAAGCTTGCCGCAGAGTATAAAGTACCTGGCTTCATTGGAGTTTCTTGTCATAAATGGCTGTAAGAACCTTGATTTGGAAATGGAGGAAAGCAATAATCAACAAGACTTCACTCAATTCCGCCGCCTTGAAAAATTGATACTTGGATATCTACCAAAATTGGTGGAATTTCCACGGTGGCTTCTCTATAGTTACACCAACACTCTTCAGTACTTTCGTCTAGTAAACTGTTACGACCTGAAAGAGTGGCCTTCTTGCTTCACTTGTCTTCAAGAATTACATATAGATAACTGTGGAAGGTTTGCAGCAAGTGATTGGTCCAGCATTGCTCTTGTCCCCAAACTTCTTATCGATGGAGTTGAGGTATCTTATCCCATTTCTTCATCTAACCTTGTGTGTTTTTCAAttgtttattcttttaatttagtTGTCCAACTCATTTTTGTTTCTGACTTCTATGGCAGCTACAACCCACAGAAAGAAACTATCGACCATCATCGGATCCAAATGTTGTTGTTGACGTTAATTTGTAATATTTACCAACTTAAATCTAAAGAGTGCAAgtgtgtttttgttttaaaatgatttttttagttCAACTGTTCAGTATTCTTTCACTATATTGGTTCCAATAAATTTAGATTAGGATTGATTATAACCATATAAATAATGAAGTTCTCTTTACTAAATTTTTAGGCTGTTGTATATCCAAAACTCGAACTCGGGATTtctgattaattttatttgtatgttTTGTCAAGGTAGCCAAattcatagtttataatttaatcataATTAGCGTAACTTGACAAAAACCACAAATCGAAAGTTTTTGCCAACAAATGGAATAGGGTACGATGGATCATTGCACTCTATGTCGAGCAAGTAGAGAATTGATGTCATGGtaacaaaatatattattgGTGCTGTTGTTTGCCATCGAATGTGTATGTGACCAGCTAGGCAAAAAGATATTGGAAGGTATACTTTATTCTCTTGTTACAATTTGAAATGTTCTAAATCAAATTGAACCAGTTGGTTTGATTGATTTCTTTTCTTTAGTTTGGTTCAGTCTTTTGGACTCTGTTTTTAGGAAAATTGATGTGAAACTTTACTATCAAAATTGAATcgctttttaataatttaaatcaaactaaattgaaTTTGTCAGAAGTGTGTCTTTTTACACCCGTACTCCTTGTGGATGTTGACTTTCAGCAAGTTGTACATTAATCTTCATGCAGTTAAGATTTTAATGCTCTCATTGCTCTTAAGTTTACCATGTTCAAATTTTGATAGTTTTGAAGAATTACAATTTCTGTGTGATAAGCACCAAGTTATACTTATTTGAAAAGCTTGGTGCCTATGAGTACTACTCAAAAGGTATACCTAAAGTCAAGGAACATAAACTATCTTCGTCAAGGTTCGAGAAGGTAGTGGTGAAGCTACAACTGCTACACGAAAGGTATGCTACTTTCAATTGCTAAACTTTAATCTCATTTTGGTTCGAGTAAAAGGAAGTGATTCACAGAGGAAGCTGATCCCCTCCTTTGTGAATTACAAACACAAGAATTGCAAGTTCACGAGCGCGACTTGCACCAATATAAAAATTGCAAGTTGCGCTTATAATTGCAAGTTCGCGAGCGCACCATAAATTGGcatatattttcaatatctCAAAATATACAACAATTTCAATAGACAAAAAGGGAATTTttcaatgaaaaaaatattagttaaattcAAGTGGAGACATATTCTTTCAATATTAGAGGTGAATGGCCTTTCAACAGCTAAAGGATTACCAGTAGATTTAAGAAATAAACTGTTAGTCTTTCTTGACTTAGCATAACTCATATAAGGTTCTATTTATGTTTAAGGCATAATCAAGAACCTCTAGACTTATTTTCTTGGCTCGCTttatttcttcatctttttccttagTGCGGTTAATCAAATCGCTGCATCTCTTCGTTGATTTCCAAGAAAAGATGGCTGAATCTCTTCTTTTCCACTTTTGCAGTGAGTCCTCCCTCTCCTAAGGTTAGTCTCTCTTGCACTCGATGATTTTTCTTGGCTTTGGGATTCGAAAGTGATCTTGAAAAGATTTAGTCTTGGTCAACAACAAATGcaactattaattatattatctcATTAATCAGGACGGCTGCCATAATGTTTTTGTATATTTAGTTATGTGCAGATGTTCCCAAGCTTTTTTTTGTTGACATAATGTTCTCAAGTTAGTAGTACTACTATTTTTGTTCGTTTGATTGAACATTTCAATAGGCAAAATATACCTTTCAACAGATACTAGTTAAATGCAAGTGGAGACATATTTCTTTCAATATTAGATGCAAATTACCTTTCAACAGATAAACAATTACTAGTGGATTTAAGGGGGCAGATTGAAAGTCTTCCTTGACTTGATAATTATTAACTAATCAATTGATTAAATAACACGTAAGGTAGTTGGTAAGAAACATCAGCTGATTAATTATACTATGTCATCTCTAATAATGCAGTATTTTTGCCAATTTCTTTGTCTCAATATGGAATTAGTTGTCAACCCTGAGACTTGGATGTCGTGCTAATACAGCAAGAGCGTTTACTTGGCTAACATTAAATATGTTCATGTTTTAAGCATAGAAAGGCATATTCAAGCTGCAACATTTTCTTGCctgactttctctttttttttctttataaatctACATCTCGTTTTACTAATTCCTTGTTTACAAAGAAAAGAATGGCTGAATCTCTTCTGCTCAACCTTGCAGAGAGCGTTCTTGGAAAATTAGGCTCTCTTGTGCTGGAAGAATTTTTCTTGGTATGGAGACTAGAGAGTGATCTTGAACAAATTAAGAAGCTCTTAAAGGGTATCACGGCTGTGCTTTTGGACGCTGAGCAGCAGCAATCCCAGAACCACCGGATACAAGTGTGGCTTGAGGAGCTCAAAGATGTCCTTTATGATATAGAAGATGTCGTGGATGAATTTGAGTGTGAAGGGTTGAGAAGGCAAGTGGTGAAAGCTGCAAGGAATACGACCAGAAAGATACGTCGTTACCTTTCAAGTTCTAATCCACTAGCATTCTGCTTTAGAATGGCCTATAAACTGAAGAACATTAGAGAGAGAGTAGGTAAACTTGTTAAACTTAAGTCTGATTTTGGTTTGACCGAGGGGGTCAATGACAGGCAAGTCATTAGCAAAAAGAGGAAATTGACTCACTCCTTTGTGGATGCTGCAACTGTCATTGGGAGAGATGGAGATAAAGAAAATATCATAGATCATTTATTAAATCCTGTGGATGTTGAAAATGTCTCCATTCTTCCAATTGTGGGGTTAGGAGGTCTGGGTAAGACTACACTAGCTAAGCTGGTGTATAATGATCAAAGGGTACAAAATCATTTTAAGATAAAGGTGTGGGCATGCATCTTCGATGACTTTGATTTGCAGGAAGTTCTTAGAACAATTATCCAGGCTGCCACAAGTCAGGAATGTAAAGGTTGGGATATAGAAAAATTGCAAGCATTCTTGAGAGAGACTgttaacaataaaaaatacttGCTTATCTTAGATGATGTTTGGAATGAGGACCGCCGGAAGTGGAATGAATTGAGAGCTTTATTGATGGGGGGTGCTAAGGGAAGTTGGATTATAGTCACGACTAGAAAAAATAGTGTTGTCTCACTCATGGCTAATGTTCCACCTTACAATTTAAATGTACTTTCTTATAAGAATTGTTTGTCTTTGTTTCTCAAATGTGCATTTAAAGATGGACAAGAAGTGAAACACTATCCAAATCTAGTTAGAATAGGTGAAGAAATTGTACGAAAATGCAAAGGAGTTCCTCTAGCAGTAGAAACATTAGGAAATTTGCTTTATTCCATCACCAGCGAACGCGAGTGGAAATCTGTAAGGGATAAAGAGATCTGGAAACTGGAGCAAAAAGAGGATGATATAATGTCTGCGCTAACGATTAGTTATGAGCAGTTGCCATCTTACTTGAAAAGATGCTTTGCATACTGTTCATTTTTTCCGAAAGATCATACATATAGtgattttagattaatttatttttggatgGCACATGGGCTGCTTCAGTCAAAGAACGAGCATGAAGAATTAGAAGATGTTGGATTGCGTTACTTCAAAGAGTTATGTTCGAGATCTTTTTTCCAAGATTTTGATCAACTGATTGGTTTGGTTCGTTGTAAAAGAATGGCTGATCTGATGCATGATCTAGCGTTATCATTAACACAAAAAGAGTGCTCAATAGTAACATCGGAAACCCAACAAATACCCGGAAATGTTCGGCATTTGTTATTTGCGGATCTTAATTCACTTCCTAAACCTATCCCTATGAGCTTGCAAGGTTTAGACAGTGTTCGAACCATTGCACCTTTTGTTGACTCGGAATTTATTAGTCAATCATTCCTCCAGACATATTTGCCAAGATTTCAATTTCTGCGGTACTTGGATTTGAGACATTCTGAGATAGAGATACTGCCGGAAGGTGTTGGTGTGTTAAAGCATTTGAGATTTCTTAGTTTATCCGTGTCCAAAATGAGAAGACTACCTAATTCTATTTGCAAATTACAGAGCTTACAAACTTTATGGCTTAAAGGCTGTGATGGAATTGAAGAGTTACCAAGTGACATGAGGTGCTTCATCAGCCTTAGATCTCTGTCAATAACCACAAAGCAAAAGTTGTTTCCAAATGATGGAATAGGCTGCTTGAAATCTCTTCGatgtttagaaatttatttgtgTGAAAACGTAGAATACTTGTTTGAAGATATGCATGGTCTCGCCAGCCTTCGAAAACTGTCTATCGTGAATTGTTCAAGCTTAAAAAGTTTGCCGCAGAGTATGAAGTACCTGACTGCACTGGAGGTTCTTGTTATCAATGGCTGTGAGAACCTTGATTTGGAAATGGAGGAGGAAGAGAGCAATAATGAACAAGACTTGACTCAATTCTGCCGCCTTGAGAAAGTGATACTTGGATATCTACCAAAATTGGTGGAATTTCCGCGGTGGCTTCTCAATAGTTACTCCAACACTCTCCAATTCTTCCGTCTTGTAAACTGTTACAACCTGAAAGAGTGGCCTGCTTGCCCCACTTGTGTTCAAGAATTAGATATAGATCATTGTGGAAGGTTTACAACAAGGGATGATTGGTCTAGCATTGCTCATGTCCCCAAAATTCTTATCAACGGAGTTCAGGTATCTTTTCTCAGTTCTTCATCTAGCCTTGTACGTTTTTCAATTGtttattcatttaatttaattgtactAATCAATTTTGTTTCCAACTTCTATGGCAGCTACAACCCACAGCAAGGAACTGTGGAACATCCTATCCTAGCTGTTGTAGACCTTAAATAGTTGAAATTTTTTGAACTGGCAAGTTTAAACTGcaaaagaaatcaaatttttttaaccaaaagCTAGTCTTGGATTAATTCTTGTGTGTTTCAGCTTATAGTGTTCCAACTTGCtgtattttcttttgtttcccAGGCACTACCCACGGTTGCAAACAAGGAATGGTGGGAAGAAATTGACAATAAATTCCAAACATGGCCTTGTACTGTCGGACCATTCCTGGTGATGAATCAAATCGGTCGTCAGAACTTCATtgtgaaataatatttggtaaTACCTTTGTTGGTTATGATTTTATCTGGTTTGGGTTCTTGGCGCATAGCCGCAATTAGCTGATTTGGGGCCTTTgcttttttcatatttgattcatCATCCTACATATATGCTACTGGCATGCAAACTCTGTTATCTTTCATTAAATCAAATGATTCGTCATGGTAGAGAAGAAAAATGGCGCACGGACCGTACTCGAGCTTCGGATCAATGTCCCCAGAAGCAAGGAGTACGCCTGCGTGTTTCAACGAGCTCAAGAGAAATGAATAGCAGTAAACAGTTCAGAAGTGTTTATGGTGTCTTTTGCATTCATATTTGGTCTCTGGTTTCTGAATTGatcggatatatatatatatctgtgTTGGTTCATAAATGTAATAGCTCTGTAACCAGTTGGGTTGGTTGACTTTTTAAGTTAGGTTCTGTTTATTTACTCATTTTTTAgcaaaattgatttgaaatttggtttggtttattaCACCCTGTTCCCTGTGGATGTTGGCATTTAGCAAGTTGTACATAGTATCTTAAAGCAGTTAAATATTTATTGCTGCAATTGCTCTTGAGCTTTTCATGTTGAAATTCGAATAGTTTTATGTGGCATTTACAGTTTTTGTGTGATTGGCACCAAGTTCTACTCATTTTTAAAAGAACTATATAAATAGTGATAAATATGCtaaagttttttaaataaatataacctacttaaaaacaattatgtgaattatttttttgattccaTAGacatttttgaaagaaaaataagtttagTGGCAAAaggtaaattttaattttgacaataatATCATTTAACTTTTAGAAGGGgatattagtttattttgatCAAATGTTAGGGAAAaacaattaactttttataagttattgaaaaattaataaccacTATAACCTAATGTCATGCAGtaaatagtactccctccgtcccataaagataAGCCGTTTGGACAAACacgagaattaaaaaaaaaagcagttagattagttaaaattaatttatttgtgtactttttcatttttagcctttaatattttttttaaataaataaataatgtattgatgactaatttttatattggtgtattttgcattggtataaaaaaataacatttattcCATATTGAAACATGGagcaattaattaagttgaagaTAACAATGTACATTTATTAGGGGTAAATAAGACTTTTAGGcttaaaattattaaccaaaaatagaaGGTGCCCTATAATTTGAGACGTCTAAAATAGAAAAGTGACCTATATTtgtgagacggagggagtaattatttttgaaattaaaaaggaaatCAATCAACATTCAAACATACAGTTCAGCACTTCAAATTTAGGCCAAAACATCTTGTActatcatattttattttgaaacctCCTTTTATTTCATTGGTAATCCCGTCTAAAATGAGCACATAAATGAAATTGATCCTAATCTATTAGAATCAAGATTTAATCTATGCCTCCCGCCACTTCACAGTTACGAGTGATGACTAACAGTACAACAACCATACCATTACCGTCAAACAGAGAGTTATCTCGCATTCTTACTGTCAAATCCAAAGTCACCGCACCACCACACACACGGCGGTGCCAATTTAACCGCTCATCGTATACACGTTCTTCTTCTCTAGCTGTCTCTGGGGCTGAGTTCTTAGGAGAATTTGGCGGTGTTTTCCCACTAggtttcttttttaatttgttgtgTTTTCTTTTGACTATCTATCACCATGTCTTCTTTTCCTTCTCAATATATGCAAATAATTGACTCTGCTCATTACTATACAATTACTTGCCAATTGCATGTCTGTTCATGCACCAAGCgtgttgactttttttattgaagTATTTAAGCTTAGAAAGGCATTATTAAGTATTTGCAAGTCTGCAACATTTTCTTAAATCACAAACAAAACAATGGCTGATTCTCTTCTGCTCAACCTTGCACAGACCCTTCTTGAAAAGTTAGCTTCTCTTGCACTCCAACAAGTTTTCTTGGTTTGGGGACTTGAAACCCATCTTCAACAAATTAAGAAGCTTTTAAAGGCCATCACAGCTGTTCTTTTGGACGCGGAGCAGCACCAATCATGGAACCACCGGATACAAGTGTGGCTTGAGGACCTCAAAGATGTCCTTTATGACATTGAAGATGCCGTGGATGGATTCGAGTGTGAAGCTTTGAGAAGGCTAGTGGTGAAAGATGCAGGGAGTATTAGCAGAAAGGTACGCCGTTTCTTTTCAGGCTCTAATCCACTTGCATTCCGCTTTAAAATGGCCCATAAACTTAAGAACATTAGGGAGCGAGTAGCTGAAATTGTTAAACTTAAGTCTGATTTTGGTTTGACTGAGGGGGTCAATGATAGGCAACCCATTCGAACGGAAAGGAAATTGACCTACTCTTTTGTGGATGGTGCAACTGTCATTGGGAGGGATGAAGATAAAGATAGGATTATAGATCACTTATTGGACACTTTCAATAAAGAAAATGTCTCCATTCTTCCAGTTGTAGGGATAGGAGGTCTAGGAAAGACTACACTAGCTAAGCTTGTGTATAGTGATCAAAGGGTAAATAGTCATTTTGAGATGAAGGTATGGACATGCATCTCTGATGACTTTGACTTGCAGGAAGTTCTTAGAAAAATTAACAAGGCTGCCACAGGTAATACATGTATAGGGTGGGATATAGAACAATTGCAAGCATTATTGAGGGAGACTCTTAACAATAAAAAGTACTTGCTTATCTTAGATGATGTGTGGAATGAGGACCGTCGAAAATGGAATGAATTGAGATCTTTGTTGATGGGAGGTGCTAACGGAAGTCGGATTCTAGTCACGACAAGAAAAAACAGTGTTGCCTCTGTCATGGCTAATGTTCCACCTTACAATTTAAATGATCTTTCTCATCGGAATTGTGTCTCTTTGTTTCTCAAAAGTGCATTTAAAGATGCACAAGATGTGGAACACTATCCAAATCTGGTAAAAATAGGTGAAGAAATTGTAAGAAAATGTAGAGGAGTTCCTCTAGCAGTGTTAACATTAGGAAATTTGCTTTATTCCATCACCAGTGAGCATGAGTGGAAATCAATAAGGGATAGCGAGATGTGGAAACTAGAGCAAAAGGAGGATGATATAATGCCTGCACTAACAATAAGCTATGAGCAGCTGCCATCTTACTTGAAAAGATGCTTCGCCTACTGTTCATTTTTTCCAAAGGATCACATTTATAGTGATTATAGACTAATTCATTTTTGGATGGCACATGGGCTTCTTCAGTCAAAGAATGAGAATGAAGAGTTAGAAGATGTTGGCTTGCGTTATTTCAAAGAGTTATGTTCAAGATCTTTTTTTCAAGATTTTGATCAATGGATTGATTCAGTCCATTGTAAAATGCATGATCTAATGCATGATCTTGCATTGTCATTGACACAAAAAGAGTGCTCAATAGTAACATCAACAACCCAACAAATACCTGGAAATGTTCGGCATTTGCTATTTTCTGACCTTTATTCACTTCCTGAAAGTGTCCCTACAATCTTACAAGGTTTAGACGGCGTTCGAACCATTGCACTTCCTGTTGATCGTGAAGGCTTTAACAGCCAATCATTCATTGCGTTTTTGCCAAGATTTAAATTTCTGCGTTACTTGAATTTGAGAAATTCTCAAATAGAGATACTGCCGGAAGGTATTGGtaagttgaaacatttgagATTTCTCAATTTATCTATGTCTAAAATAAGAAGACTGCCTAATTCTGTTTGCACGTTACAGAGCTTACAAGCTCTTTGGCTTTTAGGCTGTACTGGAATTGAAGAGTTACCCAGAGACATGAGGTGTTTCATCAGTCTTAGATCTTTGTCAATAACCACAAAGCAAAAGTATTTACCAAATAATGGAATAGGATGCTTGAAATCTCTTCGATATTTGGATATTTATTTGTGTCAAAATATAGAATATTTGTTTGAAGATATGCACGGTCTCACCAGCCTTCGAAAACTGGATATGCGTGGTCTCACCAGTCTAAAAAGTTTGCCGCAGAGTATAAAGTACCTGACTGCATTAGAGTTTCTTTTTATTGATGGCTGTGAGAATCTTGATTTGGAAATAGCAGAAGGGAGCAATAACCAACAAGACTTCACTCAATTGTGCCGCCTTGAAAAATTGTTACTTGGACATCTACCAAAATTGGTGGAATTTCCGCGGTGGCTTCTCAATAGCTCCATCAACACCCTTCAACTCTTATCTCTTGCACACTGCCCTAACCTGAAAGAGTTGCCTGCTCGCCTCGCTTGTCTTCAAGAGTTAGATATAGTTGGTTGTGAACATTGCAGGCCTAAAACACGTCAAGATTGGTCCAACATTGCTCATGTCCCCAAAATTTGTATCAATGGCAAGGAGTCGAGGTATATTATCCCCTTTCGTCTTCCCAACTtgtctgtttttaatttatttattgttttcattTAATTGTACTGATCATTTTGGTTTCCAACTTCTATGGCAGCTACAATCCACTGGAAGAAACTGTCAGCTCTTGAATCCCGAAAAGCTGTTGACTATCCAGTATGTTTTCTTTGTCCAACCATCTTTTCAAGTTAGCTGTCTGGTGGTTAATTCAGTTTCTATTCAAGTAATAACCATATCTATAGTAAAGTCCtctttattaaattttactttgTTGCATATTCAGGATTCAAACTCGAGTATAACTCCATACATAGC
Coding sequences within it:
- the LOC130014536 gene encoding disease resistance protein RGA2-like, translated to MAESLLLNLAQSVLEKLASLALEEIFLAWGFASDLQQINKLLKTITAVLLDAELHQSRNLRIQVWLEDLKFVLYDIEDVVDEFDCETLRRQVVKAAGNTSRKVSRFFSSSNSLAFRFRMAHKLRIIRERVAQIVKLKSDFGLTEGVNDRQVNRRERKSTYSFVDVATVIGRDDDKKKILDHLLNHVDVENVSILPIVGIGGLGKTTLAKLVYNDERVKSHFEMKVWTCISDDFDLEVVLRKIIQAATGRKCIGWGIEQLQAFLRKTINNKKYLLILDDVWNEDRRKWNELRSLLMGGANGSRILVTTRKNSVVSVMANVPPYNLDDLSHKNCLSLFLKCAFKDGQDVKHYPNLLKIGEEIVRKCKGVPLAVVTLGNLLYSITSEHEWKSVKNSEIWKLEQKEDDIMPALKISYEHLPSYLKRCFAYCSFFPKDYQYAHLELIQLWMAHGLLQSKNENEELEDVGLHYFKELCSRSFFQDFVQLFGSVCCKIHDLMHDLALSLTQKECSIVTSTTQQIPENVRHLLFANPDLLQGSFPMIVQGLDSVRTIAPIVDSDFISQPFIETLYLPRFLFLRFLNLRNSKIEILPEGIGMLKHLRFVNLAGSKIRRLPNSICKLQSLQALWLLGCTGIEELPRDMRCFISLRSLSITTKQKYLTNNGIGCLKSLRYLEIYLCQNIEYLFEDMQGLTSLRQLSIKLCSRLKSLPQSIKYLASLEFLVINGCKNLDLEMEESNNQQDFTQFRRLEKLILGYLPKLVEFPRWLLYSYTNTLQYFRLVNCYDLKEWPSCFTCLQELHIDNCGRFAASDWSSIALVPKLLIDGVELQPTERNYRPSSDPNVVVDVNL
- the LOC130014683 gene encoding putative disease resistance protein RGA1, coding for MAESLLLNLAESVLGKLGSLVLEEFFLVWRLESDLEQIKKLLKGITAVLLDAEQQQSQNHRIQVWLEELKDVLYDIEDVVDEFECEGLRRQVVKAARNTTRKIRRYLSSSNPLAFCFRMAYKLKNIRERVGKLVKLKSDFGLTEGVNDRQVISKKRKLTHSFVDAATVIGRDGDKENIIDHLLNPVDVENVSILPIVGLGGLGKTTLAKLVYNDQRVQNHFKIKVWACIFDDFDLQEVLRTIIQAATSQECKGWDIEKLQAFLRETVNNKKYLLILDDVWNEDRRKWNELRALLMGGAKGSWIIVTTRKNSVVSLMANVPPYNLNVLSYKNCLSLFLKCAFKDGQEVKHYPNLVRIGEEIVRKCKGVPLAVETLGNLLYSITSEREWKSVRDKEIWKLEQKEDDIMSALTISYEQLPSYLKRCFAYCSFFPKDHTYSDFRLIYFWMAHGLLQSKNEHEELEDVGLRYFKELCSRSFFQDFDQLIGLVRCKRMADLMHDLALSLTQKECSIVTSETQQIPGNVRHLLFADLNSLPKPIPMSLQGLDSVRTIAPFVDSEFISQSFLQTYLPRFQFLRYLDLRHSEIEILPEGVGVLKHLRFLSLSVSKMRRLPNSICKLQSLQTLWLKGCDGIEELPSDMRCFISLRSLSITTKQKLFPNDGIGCLKSLRCLEIYLCENVEYLFEDMHGLASLRKLSIVNCSSLKSLPQSMKYLTALEVLVINGCENLDLEMEEEESNNEQDLTQFCRLEKVILGYLPKLVEFPRWLLNSYSNTLQFFRLVNCYNLKEWPACPTCVQELDIDHCGRFTTRDDWSSIAHVPKILINGVQLQPTARNCGTSYPSCCRP
- the LOC130014676 gene encoding putative disease resistance protein RGA3, with translation MADSLLLNLAQTLLEKLASLALQQVFLVWGLETHLQQIKKLLKAITAVLLDAEQHQSWNHRIQVWLEDLKDVLYDIEDAVDGFECEALRRLVVKDAGSISRKVRRFFSGSNPLAFRFKMAHKLKNIRERVAEIVKLKSDFGLTEGVNDRQPIRTERKLTYSFVDGATVIGRDEDKDRIIDHLLDTFNKENVSILPVVGIGGLGKTTLAKLVYSDQRVNSHFEMKVWTCISDDFDLQEVLRKINKAATGNTCIGWDIEQLQALLRETLNNKKYLLILDDVWNEDRRKWNELRSLLMGGANGSRILVTTRKNSVASVMANVPPYNLNDLSHRNCVSLFLKSAFKDAQDVEHYPNLVKIGEEIVRKCRGVPLAVLTLGNLLYSITSEHEWKSIRDSEMWKLEQKEDDIMPALTISYEQLPSYLKRCFAYCSFFPKDHIYSDYRLIHFWMAHGLLQSKNENEELEDVGLRYFKELCSRSFFQDFDQWIDSVHCKMHDLMHDLALSLTQKECSIVTSTTQQIPGNVRHLLFSDLYSLPESVPTILQGLDGVRTIALPVDREGFNSQSFIAFLPRFKFLRYLNLRNSQIEILPEGIGKLKHLRFLNLSMSKIRRLPNSVCTLQSLQALWLLGCTGIEELPRDMRCFISLRSLSITTKQKYLPNNGIGCLKSLRYLDIYLCQNIEYLFEDMHGLTSLRKLDMRGLTSLKSLPQSIKYLTALEFLFIDGCENLDLEIAEGSNNQQDFTQLCRLEKLLLGHLPKLVEFPRWLLNSSINTLQLLSLAHCPNLKELPARLACLQELDIVGCEHCRPKTRQDWSNIAHVPKICINGKESSYNPLEETVSS